The following are from one region of the Microtus pennsylvanicus isolate mMicPen1 chromosome 15, mMicPen1.hap1, whole genome shotgun sequence genome:
- the Dhrs1 gene encoding dehydrogenase/reductase SDR family member 1 isoform X1, giving the protein MWDSWATVYFPFVRSPLTGFHSHSTVTFSPAVCKGSSLPTSSPAVCKGSSLPTSSPAVCKGSPLPTSSPAVCKGSPLPTSSPAVCKGSPLPTSSPAVCKGSPLPTSSPAVCKGSPLPTSSPAVCKGSPLPTSSPAVCKGSPLPTSSPAVCKGSSLSTSSPAVCKGSSLSTSSPAVCKGSSLSTSSPAVCKGSSLPTSSPTVCKGSPLSTSSPAVCKGSSLSTSSPAVCKGSPLPTSSPAVCKGASLPTSSPAVCKGSSLSTSSPAVCKGSSLSTSSPAVCKGSPLSTSSPAVCKGSSLPTSSPAVCKGSPLPTSSPAVCKGSSLSTSSPAVCKGSSLSTSSPAVCKGSSLPTSSPAVCKGSSLPTSSPTVCKGSPLPTSSPAVCKGSPLPTSSPAVCKGASLPTSSPAVCKGSSLPTSSPAVCKGSPLSTSSPALVNYFLGDSHSA; this is encoded by the coding sequence ATGTGGGATAGCTGGGCCACGGTCTATTTTCCTTTTGTGAGAAGTCCCCTCACTGGCTTCCACAGTCACAGCACAGTAACATTCTCACCAGCAGTGTGTAAGGGTTCCTCTCTGCCCACGTCATCACCAGCAGTGTGTAAGGGTTCCTCTCTGCCCACATCATCACCAGCAGTGTGTAAGGGTTCCCCTCTGCCCACGTCATCACCAGCAGTGTGTAAGGGTTCCCCTCTGCCCACGTCATCACCAGCAGTGTGTAAGGGTTCCCCTCTGCCCACGTCATCACCAGCAGTGTGTAAGGGTTCCCCTCTGCCCACGTCATCACCAGCAGTGTGTAAGGGTTCCCCTCTGCCCACGTCATCACCAGCAGTGTGTAAGGGTTCCCCTCTGCCCACGTCATCACCAGCAGTGTGTAAGGGTTCCCCTCTGCCCACGTCATCACCAGCAGTGTGTAAGGGTTCCTCTCTGTCCACGTCATCACCAGCAGTGTGTAAGGGTTCCTCTCTGTCCACGTCATCACCAGCAGTGTGTAAGGGTTCCTCTCTGTCCACGTCATCACCAGCAGTGTGTAAGGGTTCCTCTCTACCCACGTCATCACCAACAGTGTGTAAGGGTTCCCCTCTGTCCACGTCATCACCAGCAGTGTGTAAGGGTTCCTCTCTGTCCACGTCATCACCAGCAGTGTGTAAGGGTTCCCCTCTGCCCACGTCATCACCAGCAGTGTGTAAGGGTGCCTCTCTACCCACGTCATCACCAGCAGTGTGTAAGGGTTCCTCTCTGTCCACGTCATCACCAGCAGTGTGTAAGGGTTCCTCTCTGTCCACGTCATCACCAGCAGTGTGTAAGGGTTCCCCTCTGTCCACGTCATCACCAGCAGTGTGTAAGGGTTCCTCTCTGCCCACGTCATCACCAGCAGTGTGTAAGGGTTCCCCTCTGCCCACGTCATCACCAGCAGTGTGTAAGGGTTCCTCTCTGTCCACGTCATCACCAGCAGTGTGTAAGGGTTCCTCTCTGTCCACGTCATCACCAGCAGTGTGTAAGGGTTCCTCTCTGCCTACGTCATCACCAGCAGTGTGTAAGGGTTCCTCTCTACCCACGTCATCACCAACAGTGTGTAAGGGTTCCCCTCTACCCACGTCATCACCAGCAGTGTGTAAGGGTTCCCCTCTACCCACGTCATCACCAGCAGTGTGTAAGGGTGCCTCTCTACCCACGTCATCACCAGCAGTGTGTAAGGGTTCCTCTCTGCCCACGTCATCACCAGCAGTGTGTAAGGGTTCCCCTCTGTCCACGTCATCACCAGCACTTGTGAACTATTTTCTTGGTGATAGCCACTCTGCCTAG